A stretch of Acipenser ruthenus chromosome 1, fAciRut3.2 maternal haplotype, whole genome shotgun sequence DNA encodes these proteins:
- the LOC131701945 gene encoding endosomal/lysosomal proton channel TMEM175-like has translation MAEKEENEIIEHHVSEEMEKKRSRTRDSHSFLESATISEKEGHSSTQSSHRLLAFSDALISIIATIMILPVAHTKIEPDQELQESLQQLLTTKIAVYLMTFLIVTVAWAAHIRLFQVIERIDDFLALLNLACMMLITFLPYTFSLMATFPEVPLGILLFCACAIVIGLIQAVIVIYGFGHPYLLNDHIQISENQTFYKRHILKIILRVPAFCFFAGIFSFIFFPLSYVLLALVIFLPYITQSLKWCGNKIVGRQEELPESMLLYSYHPSEPLSKERVEAFTDGVYAIVATLLILDICEGNVPDRNEVKEKYQGSLIAALSEFGPEFLAYFGSFVTVGLLWFVHHSLFLHVTKATRFMGLLNTFSLACVGGLPLAYQLTHEFTKNSRNELEAIQISCVIIFFAGIFQLAIWVTALFNERETLHPYVRYGGREHAFMFAKLALYPSVTLTTFFLTCILSKFSAQIFHLMQIIVPFAFLALRVLVSVALSLLKLVFRPAKPMHNALEEDESRLPFNDVVS, from the exons ATGGCAGAAAAAGAGGAGAATGAGATTATTGAGCACCATGTTAGTGAGGAAATGGAAAAGAAAAGATCCAGGACAAGAGATTCTCATTCATTTCTGGAGAGTGCCACCATCTCTGAGAAGGAGGGGCACAGCAGTACCCAGTCCTCACACCGGCTGCTAGCCTTCAGCGATGCACTCATCTCCATAATAGCTACTATTATG ATTTTGCCTGTAGCACATACAAAGATAGAGCCAGACCAG GAACTACAAGAAAGTTTACAGCAGCTCCTGACAACAAAAATTGCTGTGTACCTAATGACCTTTTTAATAGTCACTGTGGCTTGGGCTGCACATATCAG ATTATTCCAAGTAATTGAGCGAATAGATGACTTCCTAGCACTTCTTAACCTG gcatgTATGATGCTAATTACTTTCCTGCCATATACA TTCTCCTTGATGGCTACATTCCCAGAAGTTCCACTTGGAATTCTGTTATTCTGTGCTTGTGCAATAGTTATAGGTCTGATTCAG GCTGTGATTGTCATATACGGATTTGGCCATCCTTACCTATTGAATGACCACATACAGATATCAGAAAACCAGACCTTCTACAAACGCCACATATTAAAGATTATTTTAAGAGTCCCTGCTTTCTGCTTTTTTGCAGGGATCTTTTCTTTCATATTTTTCCCGctg TCATACGTTCTCCTTGCCCTGGTCATCTTCCTTCCTTACATAACCCAGTCCTTAAAATGGTGTGGAAACAAGATTGTTG GTCGTCAAGAGGAGCTTCCTGAGAGCATGTTGCTCTACTCATACCACCCAAGTGAGCCTCTCAGCAAAGAGCGGGTTGAAGCCTTTACAGATGGGGTATATGCTATTGTAGCCACACTTTTAATTTTGGATATATG CGAGGGCAATGTTCCTGATCGTAACGAGGTGAAGGAGAAGTATCAAGGCAGTCTGATTGCAGCTCTCAGCGAGTTTGGCCCCGAGTTCCTGGCTTACTTTGGCTCTTTTGTGACTGTGGGGCTCCTCTGGTTTGTTCATCATTCACTGTTTTTGCACGTAACCAAGGCGACAAGGTTCATGGGCCTACTCAATACGTTTTCACTGGCGTGTGTCGGGGGCCTTCCTTTGGCCTATCAGCTTACTCACGAGTTCACAAAAAACTCACGCAACGAACTGGAGGCCATCCAGATCAGCTGCGTCATCATCTTTTTCGCTGGCATCTTCCAGCTCGCCATTTGGGTCACTGCCCTCTTCAATGAAAGGGAAACTCTGCATCCATACGTGAGGTACGGGGGCAGAGAACATGCTTTCATGTTTGCCAAGCTTGCCCTGTACCCCTCCGTCACGCTCACCACTTTCTTCCTCACTTGCATTTTGAGTAAGTTCAGTGCCCAGATTTTCCATCTCATGCAAATCATTGTGCCGTTTGCTTTCCTAGCCCTTCGTGTTCTTGTCAGCGTTGCCTTGTCACTTTTAAAGTTAGTGTTTCGTCCGGCCAAACCGATGCACAATGCATTAGAGGAAGATGAAAGTCGTTTGCCGTTCAATGATGTCGTGTCTTAG